CCGATGTGGGACTGGGTGGGTGGCCGTTTTTCGTTGTGGAGTGCCGTCGGCCTGTCGATTGCGCTCGCCGTAGGCTTCGATCATTTCGACCGATTGCTGCAGGGTGCCCACAGCATGGACGTGCATTTTCAGGAAACGGAGTTTGAACAAAACATCCCTGTGACCCTGGCATTGCTCAGTGTTTGGTACAATAACTTCTTTGGTGCCGAAAGTGAGGCGTTGATTCCGTATACCCAATACCTGCAAAAGCTCGCGCCTTACCTGCAACAGGGCATAATGGAAAGCAATGGAAAGGGTATCGACCGAAACGGGAACGCTGTCAATTACCAAACCGGGACCATTATCTGGGGTGAGCCCGGAACGAACTCGCAACATGCGTTTTTCCAGTTGATCCATCAGGGCACCAAACTGATTCCAACCGATTTCATCGGATTTATAAAACCGCTGCACGGCAACGAAGACCACCACAACAAGCTTATGTCAAACTTTTTCGCACAAACGGAAGCGCTGCTCAATGGCAAAAGCGCGACTCAGGTGAAAGCGGAATTCGAAGCACAGGGCGTGAATGGACAACAGGCGGATTTCCTACTCCCATTCAAGGTTTTCAATGGAAATAAACCTACCAATACCATCCTGATCCAATCACTGACACCTGAAAATCTGGGTGCGCTGATTGCGCTTTACGAACATAAGATATTTGTGCAGGGCGTCATCTGGAACATTTTCAGTTATGACCAGTGGGGTGTCGAACTTGGGAAACAGTTGGCCAACTCCATACTCACCGAAATTGAGTCCGGCGAAATCAAGCCACACGACGCTTCCACCGCAATGTTGCTGGAGTATTTTATGAATAACCGTTAAAATAGCTAGGTCCCCATTTCGTGGGATTTCAGATTGATAATCCAAAAGCCTCCGTTTTGTGAGGCTTTTTTTATGCTTTTTTTCTTATATTTGATTCCCTTAAAAAATTAAGATCATGAATGACACGTATGTCTATATCCAAAAATTCCATGCCGGGTGGGCTTATGTCGCGCTTGCCTTACTGCTAATTGCAATCATCACATCGGTTGTCGGGGTGAGCTCCAAAAAAGAATTTACGCCCGCGAGCCGCAAGACGGCCTTGTTCGGCCTGATCGGTGTTCACATCCAGTTCCTGGTCGGAATCATATTGTATTTCGTCTCCCCATTAGGCAAAGAAGCGCTGTCACAACTCAAAAATCCGGCATTACGCCTGACGGCTTTAGAGCACCCACTGGTCAATCTCATCGCAATTGTGATGATTACCGTTGGCTGGTCAATGCACAAAAAGAAGCTGACAGGTCACGAAAAATTCAAGGTGATTTCCATATTTTATTCCATTGGCGCGGTACTGATCCTTTCGCGCATCCCGTGGAATTTATGGTTTAAATAATCAAGGCTCCGGAAAAGGAGCTTTTTCATTTTAACGGGGCATGAATTCCAGATCCATTAAAGCACTGCTCATGAAATACAAAACCACGATCGGTTTACTGGCCTTATTTGCAACGATTTTCGCATTCGGCTTTTCCGGACATGAAAAATCTTCGGCAAAGTTCAGGCAGGACCGTAAGATACAAACACAGAAACAACACGATTCTGTGAAGAAATCGGCGCTGAATGACAGCCTCAGGCTTGCGCCAAAATATAAACTCGTCAGGAAGAACGGCCACGCATCCTATTATGCGGACAAGCTCAACGGCCGCAGGACCGCCAGTGGCAGGCGTTTTGACAATAACAAATACACCGCGGCGCACCGAAAATTTCCATTTGGGACCAAACTGCGCGTTACCAATGAAGCCAATGGCAAATCGGTAATCGTTGAAGTCAATGACCGCGGACCGTTTACGAAAGGCCGTGACATCGACCTGACGAAAAAAGCGTTTATGGAAATCGCATCATCAAAATACGGCGGATCGCTGGTCGTAACCATAGAAGAAGTTCAATAAGCTGTTATGAAAACCCTCCG
The nucleotide sequence above comes from Flavobacterium magnum. Encoded proteins:
- a CDS encoding septal ring lytic transglycosylase RlpA family protein, giving the protein MKYKTTIGLLALFATIFAFGFSGHEKSSAKFRQDRKIQTQKQHDSVKKSALNDSLRLAPKYKLVRKNGHASYYADKLNGRRTASGRRFDNNKYTAAHRKFPFGTKLRVTNEANGKSVIVEVNDRGPFTKGRDIDLTKKAFMEIASSKYGGSLVVTIEEVQ
- the pgi gene encoding glucose-6-phosphate isomerase; translation: MPLPTINPETAAAWKKLDSHFTAIQGTHMKQLFADNPSRTAKFTLKWNDFLIDYSKNIISDDTMALLLQLAEEVKLQEAISQYFAGAPINRTENRAVLHTALRAPESAQVFVDGVDVIPEVYAVRNKMKAFTSEIIDGVRKGFTGKNFTDVVNIGIGGSDLGPAMVVDALKFYANHLNIHFVSNIDGDHVQEVLKKINPETTLFVVASKTFTTQETLTNAETIRAWFLRSARQEDVAKHFVAVSTNIQKVTAFGIDPENIFPMWDWVGGRFSLWSAVGLSIALAVGFDHFDRLLQGAHSMDVHFQETEFEQNIPVTLALLSVWYNNFFGAESEALIPYTQYLQKLAPYLQQGIMESNGKGIDRNGNAVNYQTGTIIWGEPGTNSQHAFFQLIHQGTKLIPTDFIGFIKPLHGNEDHHNKLMSNFFAQTEALLNGKSATQVKAEFEAQGVNGQQADFLLPFKVFNGNKPTNTILIQSLTPENLGALIALYEHKIFVQGVIWNIFSYDQWGVELGKQLANSILTEIESGEIKPHDASTAMLLEYFMNNR